In one window of Chryseobacterium sp. JV274 DNA:
- a CDS encoding pyridoxal phosphate-dependent decarboxylase family protein: MNNNLISLEELASTTSPHISGNFGNIFHPDNYDHYRNAVNSTLDLVQEFLYRNNKPFSGIEAKTMKGMVQQIDLNQKLSNYNELLTEVDEIYVKHATAFHLPQYVAHLNCPVVIPALAGEILVSAINSSQDTYDQSAGGTFMERKLIDWTAGQIGYNTSESDGVFTAGGSQSNLMGLVMMRDCFSQKRYNHNIKMDGLPAEASSFRIFVSDKSHFSNLKNASIMGLGEKSIVKVPTDERFRMDISLLKKYIKREEQLGNIPIGIVATAGTTDFGNIDPLEDIANIAEHYNIWMHVDAAYGCALLLSDKYRNLINGIERADSVTIDYHKSFFQPISSSAFIVKNKKELLILKHHADYLNPKEMDEEEIPAQINKSITQSTRRFDALKLWFTIRMMGREQLAEYTDTVIDLTKDAAAMITEDADFELLSDSDLSVLVFRYVNPEISDLNALNQYIKMKLFYSGEILVASTKVDGNFYLKFTFLNPITTTEDIHQILTTIKKHGKDFNSEK, encoded by the coding sequence ATGAACAACAATTTAATTTCCCTAGAAGAGCTCGCAAGCACAACTTCACCTCACATTTCGGGGAATTTTGGGAATATTTTTCATCCAGACAATTATGATCATTATCGTAATGCTGTCAACAGTACTTTAGACCTGGTTCAGGAATTCCTTTACAGAAACAACAAGCCTTTCAGTGGTATAGAAGCCAAAACAATGAAAGGAATGGTACAGCAGATCGACCTTAATCAAAAACTTTCCAATTATAATGAGCTTCTGACGGAAGTAGACGAAATCTATGTAAAACATGCCACAGCTTTTCACCTTCCTCAGTATGTAGCTCACCTTAACTGCCCGGTAGTTATTCCCGCATTGGCAGGAGAAATCCTTGTAAGTGCTATCAATTCTTCACAGGATACTTATGATCAGAGTGCCGGTGGAACATTCATGGAAAGAAAACTGATTGACTGGACTGCGGGTCAAATTGGATATAATACGAGTGAAAGCGATGGCGTTTTCACAGCAGGGGGCTCACAGAGCAATTTAATGGGATTGGTCATGATGCGTGACTGTTTCTCTCAGAAAAGATATAATCACAATATTAAAATGGATGGTCTGCCAGCAGAGGCAAGCAGTTTCAGGATATTTGTTTCAGATAAATCTCACTTCAGCAATTTGAAAAATGCTTCTATTATGGGACTGGGTGAGAAAAGTATTGTTAAAGTTCCTACCGATGAAAGATTCCGTATGGACATTTCTCTTTTGAAAAAATACATTAAAAGAGAAGAACAATTAGGAAATATTCCAATTGGAATCGTGGCTACCGCAGGAACAACAGACTTTGGAAATATCGATCCATTAGAAGATATCGCAAATATTGCAGAGCATTATAACATTTGGATGCACGTAGATGCAGCTTATGGTTGTGCTTTATTATTAAGTGATAAATACCGTAACCTGATTAATGGTATTGAGAGAGCAGATTCCGTAACGATTGATTACCACAAATCATTCTTCCAACCCATCAGTAGCAGTGCCTTTATTGTTAAAAATAAAAAAGAACTGTTGATTCTTAAACATCACGCCGATTATCTGAATCCGAAAGAAATGGATGAAGAAGAAATTCCGGCACAGATCAATAAATCTATTACGCAGAGTACCCGAAGATTTGATGCTTTAAAACTTTGGTTTACCATAAGAATGATGGGAAGAGAGCAGCTGGCAGAATATACAGATACCGTTATTGATCTTACCAAGGATGCGGCCGCAATGATTACTGAAGATGCAGATTTTGAACTTCTTTCAGATTCGGATTTAAGTGTTCTTGTTTTCAGATATGTAAATCCGGAAATCAGTGATCTGAACGCCCTGAATCAATACATCAAGATGAAACTTTTCTACAGCGGAGAAATCCTTGTAGCAAGTACAAAAGTGGATGGTAACTTCTATCTGAAGTTTACGTTCCTGAACCCGATTACGACGACTGAAGACATTCATCAAATTCTCACCACAATCAAAAAACATGGAAAAGACTTTAATTCAGAAAAATAA
- a CDS encoding lysine N(6)-hydroxylase/L-ornithine N(5)-oxygenase family protein, producing the protein MTNEAVYNVIGIGIGPFNLGLAALSNPIPELKTLFLDQRDGFDWHPGLMIDHVTLQTPFLCDCVSMADPTNPLSLLNYLKETGRLYKFFIRESFFIPRKEYNRYCQWVIEQLPECRFSTQVVDITYEDGLYLVTTVHTKTKETTVFKTERLILGTGTQPHIPSFIPKDDSRIIHTSSYLYRKEELLSQGKKIAIIGSGQSAAEVFYDLLQSRNENTQLGWYSRPDRFFPMEYSKLTLELTSPDYVEYFYNRNESARKTILSKQQAQFKGINYDLINDIYDFIYDLNIDNADPNLKIIPNSQLNTVDNSNPDFINLEFTQLEQEVPYDQEADYVILGTGYRYHEPAFLKNIQSRIKRDSSGLFDVNRNYSIDHNGGEIYVLHAEVHTHSYISTDLGMAAYRNSYIINDILGREHYKIEKKIAFQDFDVEKYADLPTAKI; encoded by the coding sequence ATGACTAACGAAGCCGTATACAATGTAATAGGCATAGGTATAGGCCCTTTTAATCTGGGACTTGCCGCATTATCCAATCCGATTCCGGAACTCAAGACCCTTTTCCTGGACCAAAGAGATGGTTTCGATTGGCACCCGGGATTGATGATTGACCATGTAACCCTGCAGACTCCATTTTTGTGCGACTGTGTATCCATGGCTGATCCAACCAATCCTTTAAGTCTTTTGAACTATCTGAAGGAAACCGGAAGATTGTACAAATTCTTTATCCGTGAAAGCTTCTTTATCCCAAGAAAAGAATACAACCGTTATTGCCAGTGGGTTATCGAACAACTTCCAGAGTGTCGTTTTTCAACGCAGGTGGTTGATATTACTTATGAAGATGGATTATATCTGGTGACGACAGTTCATACCAAAACCAAAGAAACTACGGTTTTCAAAACCGAGAGACTGATTTTGGGAACCGGAACACAGCCACATATTCCTTCTTTCATTCCGAAAGATGATTCCAGAATCATTCATACAAGTTCTTATCTGTATAGAAAAGAGGAACTTTTATCTCAAGGAAAGAAAATTGCCATTATCGGTTCTGGTCAGAGTGCTGCTGAGGTATTTTATGACCTTCTTCAGAGCAGAAATGAAAACACACAGTTGGGTTGGTATTCCCGCCCGGACAGATTTTTCCCTATGGAATATTCTAAACTGACACTGGAACTTACATCGCCTGATTATGTAGAATATTTCTACAACAGAAATGAATCTGCCAGGAAAACCATTTTAAGCAAACAGCAGGCTCAGTTTAAAGGAATCAATTACGATCTGATCAATGATATCTATGATTTTATTTACGATCTGAATATAGACAATGCTGATCCTAATCTTAAAATCATTCCTAACAGCCAGCTGAATACAGTAGACAACAGCAATCCTGATTTTATCAATCTTGAGTTTACACAGCTGGAGCAGGAAGTTCCTTATGATCAGGAAGCCGATTATGTGATTCTTGGAACCGGATACCGTTATCATGAGCCTGCATTCTTAAAGAATATTCAATCCAGAATCAAGAGAGATTCCAGCGGATTGTTTGATGTCAACAGAAATTATTCAATAGATCATAACGGAGGCGAAATCTATGTGCTTCACGCTGAAGTTCATACTCACAGCTATATTTCTACCGACCTTGGAATGGCTGCTTACCGTAATTCCTATATCATCAATGATATTCTGGGAAGAGAGCATTATAAAATTGAAAAGAAAATTGCTTTCCAGGACTTTGATGTAGAAAAATATGCTGATTTACCAACTGCCAAAATTTAA
- a CDS encoding GNAT family N-acetyltransferase — MSSIIINKAVAEDLETLQSLGIQTFSETFAEDNTEEAMKKYLEESFNTEKIKSELNNPGSSFYIAWEEDNPVGYLKVNSGKAQTELQDETSLEIERIYVKKSHHGKKVGQLLYNQALDTAQQLKKTYLWLGVWEENLRALHFYRKNGFVEFDKHIFRLGEEEQTDLMMKKTLD; from the coding sequence ATGAGTTCAATTATCATAAACAAAGCGGTGGCTGAAGACTTAGAAACTTTACAAAGCTTAGGAATTCAGACCTTCTCAGAAACATTCGCTGAAGATAACACAGAAGAGGCTATGAAAAAGTATCTGGAAGAAAGCTTTAATACTGAAAAGATAAAATCTGAGTTGAATAATCCTGGCTCCTCTTTCTATATTGCCTGGGAAGAAGACAATCCGGTAGGTTACCTGAAAGTCAATTCCGGCAAAGCGCAGACAGAACTTCAGGACGAAACCAGCCTGGAAATTGAAAGAATCTATGTGAAGAAAAGCCATCACGGGAAAAAAGTAGGACAGCTTCTTTATAATCAGGCTTTAGATACTGCTCAGCAACTTAAAAAAACTTATCTGTGGCTGGGTGTATGGGAAGAAAATCTGAGAGCTTTACATTTCTACAGAAAAAACGGATTTGTTGAATTTGATAAACACATTTTCAGACTTGGAGAAGAAGAACAGACTGATCTGATGATGAAAAAAACATTGGATTAA
- a CDS encoding IucA/IucC family protein, protein MNTNLKNTVSQENWNQANRNLMAKTIAELMHEELLKPVVTFEDKDGYTVFKLETGLENITYSFRGQERMMDYWHIDKDSITKTENGEDLSSVDVAAFFLEMQSVFDLDPYTIARYTEELLHTLYCDALILSRGVMSSKDLADADYQTVEHNMTGHPWVIVNKSRLGFSPRDLKTFAPEADENLKVIWLASHKSRSSFQSLEHIDREQFYRSEIGDLLYNEFQQQLISEGKIVEDYHFIPVHPWQWEHKLQIHFAGDIASGLLIQLGEGSDTYSPQQSIRTLFNVDHPKKRYLKTAVSILSTGNIRGLSPKQMKIAPAITDWVKGLIKDDAYLENKETIFLGEEAAITYLHPQYGAIASVPYQYNEFLGALWRESAENYLKEDEQMVTMASLLYVDENGVPLVQAFAEKAGLSIEKWIESYLDAYLTPLLHIYYTHSLCVTPHGENIMVVLKNGVPQRIVIKDFVDDIVLTTEAREKLPAHLADGLIQSSNKENIPLFILLGVFDAFFRYLSNALHTYSDFKEEKFWELVHNCVENYKAENTHLQERYEKYDLYVPAFKRFYINSLRLKNNGYSENKAFAIPRKDGALPNPLYQIANKNSAAAV, encoded by the coding sequence ATGAACACCAACTTAAAAAATACAGTAAGCCAGGAAAATTGGAATCAGGCTAACAGAAATCTAATGGCCAAAACCATCGCAGAACTGATGCACGAAGAGCTTCTAAAGCCCGTAGTAACCTTTGAAGATAAAGACGGATATACTGTTTTTAAACTTGAAACCGGACTTGAAAATATTACGTACAGCTTCCGCGGACAGGAGAGAATGATGGATTACTGGCATATTGATAAAGACAGCATTACAAAAACTGAAAACGGTGAAGACCTGTCATCAGTAGATGTAGCGGCTTTCTTTCTGGAAATGCAGTCTGTATTTGATTTAGATCCTTATACGATTGCAAGATATACGGAAGAGTTGCTGCACACGTTGTATTGTGATGCTTTAATTTTATCAAGAGGAGTAATGTCTTCAAAAGACCTTGCTGATGCAGATTATCAGACTGTGGAGCACAATATGACCGGACATCCGTGGGTTATTGTGAACAAAAGCAGACTTGGTTTTTCTCCAAGAGATCTTAAAACATTTGCCCCTGAGGCTGATGAAAATTTAAAAGTAATCTGGTTAGCTTCCCATAAAAGCAGATCATCATTTCAATCTTTGGAACATATTGACAGAGAGCAGTTTTATCGTTCTGAAATAGGAGATTTGCTGTATAATGAGTTTCAGCAGCAATTGATAAGCGAAGGAAAAATTGTTGAAGACTATCATTTTATCCCGGTACATCCATGGCAGTGGGAGCATAAGCTTCAGATTCATTTTGCGGGAGATATTGCTTCCGGACTTTTAATCCAATTGGGAGAGGGTAGTGATACGTACAGTCCACAGCAGAGTATCCGTACTTTGTTTAATGTAGATCATCCAAAGAAAAGATATTTGAAAACAGCTGTCTCTATTTTGAGTACAGGAAATATCAGAGGACTGTCTCCTAAGCAGATGAAAATTGCTCCTGCCATTACCGATTGGGTAAAAGGCTTAATTAAAGACGATGCTTACCTTGAGAATAAAGAGACTATTTTCTTAGGAGAAGAAGCCGCTATCACTTATTTACATCCACAGTATGGAGCTATCGCCAGCGTTCCTTACCAATATAATGAATTCCTTGGAGCATTATGGAGAGAAAGTGCTGAAAACTATCTGAAAGAAGATGAGCAAATGGTAACCATGGCTTCTTTACTGTATGTAGACGAAAATGGAGTTCCATTGGTTCAGGCATTTGCAGAAAAAGCAGGCCTGAGTATTGAAAAATGGATTGAAAGCTATCTTGACGCTTATCTTACGCCATTACTACACATCTATTACACGCATTCATTATGTGTAACGCCACACGGAGAAAATATTATGGTTGTTTTGAAAAACGGAGTTCCACAGAGAATTGTGATCAAAGATTTTGTGGATGATATCGTTTTAACAACTGAAGCCAGAGAAAAGCTTCCTGCTCACCTTGCAGATGGCCTGATTCAGTCTTCAAACAAAGAAAATATCCCGTTGTTTATTCTGCTGGGAGTTTTTGATGCCTTCTTCAGATATCTTTCAAATGCACTGCATACGTATTCAGACTTTAAAGAAGAAAAATTCTGGGAACTGGTTCACAACTGTGTAGAAAACTATAAAGCTGAGAATACGCATCTCCAGGAAAGATACGAAAAGTATGACCTGTATGTTCCTGCATTCAAAAGATTCTATATCAACAGTCTGCGTCTGAAAAACAATGGTTACAGCGAAAATAAGGCATTTGCGATTCCAAGAAAAGATGGAGCATTGCCTAATCCGTTGTATCAGATTGCCAATAAAAATTCAGCAGCAGCAGTATGA
- a CDS encoding nucleosidase: MIKINNETHYSIDDTLFVFALDSEAGTVFNDKNKLITGIGKVNAAIELTKEIHARKPKLIVNLGSAGSKGFHKGEVVCCTKFIQRDMDVRGLGFKLYETPLSGVPPVLEYGLKMDTLKEGICGSGDSFEMNHSETDYNIVDMEAYPLALIAQKEKIPFLCLKYISDDAGSDAADDWSVQVHLASEAFKKILFS, translated from the coding sequence ATGATAAAAATTAACAACGAAACTCACTATTCAATTGATGACACCCTTTTTGTTTTTGCATTGGATTCTGAAGCAGGAACCGTATTTAATGACAAAAATAAATTAATTACAGGCATCGGAAAGGTAAACGCCGCCATCGAATTAACCAAAGAAATTCACGCAAGAAAACCTAAACTGATTGTAAATTTAGGTTCTGCAGGAAGTAAAGGATTTCACAAGGGAGAAGTAGTATGCTGTACAAAGTTCATCCAAAGGGATATGGATGTAAGAGGACTTGGATTTAAATTGTATGAAACCCCTCTATCCGGAGTTCCGCCTGTATTGGAATATGGTCTTAAAATGGATACTTTGAAAGAAGGAATTTGCGGCAGTGGTGACAGTTTTGAAATGAACCACTCCGAAACCGATTATAATATTGTAGACATGGAAGCCTATCCACTGGCATTGATTGCTCAAAAGGAAAAGATCCCGTTTCTATGCCTGAAATATATTTCTGATGATGCCGGAAGTGACGCTGCAGACGATTGGAGCGTACAGGTACATCTGGCTTCTGAAGCTTTTAAGAAAATTCTTTTCTCATAA
- a CDS encoding GNAT family N-acetyltransferase, whose translation MEKTLIQKNKTGAREITLRILLNGMLRELGNGKFYQGVPKYDLLTAKALQNSNYSLYMRFEMKKSGLFLFAPVSYRSETLFHEYEPVLWAVDHKNQEVFEVNDEKLTELVYKEFSETTNESGFRQFVERIQSSLRNLELTTEACLQDDQLLTYSFLESEQMLPAGHNLHPFTKSRMGFSEEEQFLYGPEFGKGFQLDYFLIHKDCITEKSLPGISAKEIFEKWTSLPESYDFENTNDFYIVPCHPWEAKYLLSTEEYPEMLGSGKIIHIGPLGEDFYATSSIRTVYNPDFSWMLKFSLHVLMTGSVRTNSLKDLNRGYASAIWWQHEKASFEKAFPNFKLLLEPSTLSVHYEGKNMDSLNILLRENPFSNEDKVILLARLCQDESTDGFNFTTHFFKNVANQLGVDAEKAAIIWFEKYVNLLLSPLNRLFNQLGMAPEVHQQNLLVQLDNQLLPQSIYVRDGQGYLIKDSFKEKYQNLIKDYPEVEDLFIRDERLLDIVSHHLLVSNLSALISSIGKTGLVKERKLIHILYREFENLYESEPSSLTDYALNQRYWAVKSNLQSAVSDVDGGVNAASISYAKVPNLLHKHFFSDQLIHPQGKEVFFKRYFQKEDVIMSMRPIDLENDLEMLHEWFNREHAVKIWQMNWPIDELETYYRLMLPSDEAHSYIIAGNDEPSCNIEVYWACRDIVGDYYEVLPTDYGTHQFIAPTDPKKKFVSPSTQSMVDYVFAQPQVGKMVGEGSVDSLASMMNKAHVGFKVEKVIEMPHKKANLNFCYREWYWEKFPQNKEVKITTNITKND comes from the coding sequence ATGGAAAAGACTTTAATTCAGAAAAATAAAACGGGAGCCCGGGAAATTACACTCAGAATTCTGCTGAACGGAATGCTGAGAGAACTGGGAAACGGAAAATTCTATCAGGGAGTTCCGAAATATGATCTTCTTACAGCAAAAGCTCTTCAGAACAGCAATTATTCGCTGTATATGAGGTTTGAAATGAAGAAAAGCGGGCTATTTTTATTTGCTCCGGTTTCTTATCGTTCTGAGACCCTTTTTCATGAATACGAACCTGTTTTATGGGCTGTAGACCACAAAAATCAAGAGGTTTTTGAAGTTAATGATGAAAAACTGACTGAACTGGTTTACAAAGAGTTTTCTGAGACGACTAACGAAAGTGGATTCAGGCAATTTGTGGAAAGAATTCAGAGCAGCTTAAGAAATCTTGAATTAACGACAGAAGCATGTCTTCAGGACGATCAGCTTTTAACATATTCTTTTCTTGAATCTGAACAAATGCTTCCTGCAGGACACAATCTGCATCCTTTCACCAAATCAAGAATGGGCTTCTCTGAAGAAGAACAGTTTTTATATGGCCCTGAATTCGGTAAAGGATTTCAGCTGGATTATTTTCTGATTCACAAAGACTGTATCACGGAAAAATCTCTTCCGGGGATTTCAGCAAAAGAAATCTTCGAAAAATGGACTTCCTTACCGGAAAGCTACGATTTTGAAAACACAAATGATTTTTATATCGTTCCATGCCATCCATGGGAAGCAAAGTATCTTCTATCAACCGAAGAATACCCTGAAATGCTTGGATCCGGGAAAATTATTCATATCGGACCACTGGGTGAAGATTTTTATGCAACATCTTCTATCAGAACGGTATACAATCCGGACTTCAGCTGGATGCTGAAATTTTCTCTGCATGTTTTAATGACAGGCTCTGTAAGAACAAACAGCTTAAAAGATCTCAACAGAGGATATGCTTCCGCAATCTGGTGGCAGCATGAAAAAGCCTCATTTGAAAAAGCCTTTCCCAACTTTAAATTATTGCTGGAACCTTCCACCTTAAGCGTTCATTATGAAGGGAAAAATATGGACAGTCTGAATATACTGCTCCGTGAAAATCCTTTTTCAAATGAAGATAAAGTCATTTTATTGGCAAGGCTTTGCCAGGATGAATCTACAGATGGATTCAATTTTACGACTCATTTCTTTAAGAATGTGGCGAATCAGCTGGGTGTAGATGCTGAAAAAGCAGCTATTATCTGGTTTGAAAAGTATGTGAATCTATTGCTTTCCCCTTTAAACAGATTGTTCAATCAATTAGGGATGGCTCCGGAAGTTCATCAGCAAAACCTTCTTGTTCAGCTTGACAATCAGCTTTTACCGCAGTCTATCTACGTAAGAGACGGACAGGGATATCTTATTAAAGACAGTTTCAAAGAAAAATATCAAAACCTGATTAAAGATTATCCTGAAGTTGAAGATCTTTTCATCAGAGATGAGCGCCTTCTGGATATTGTTTCCCACCATCTTTTGGTAAGCAATCTGAGTGCTTTGATCTCATCAATAGGTAAAACAGGGTTGGTTAAAGAAAGAAAACTGATCCATATTCTGTACAGAGAATTTGAAAACCTTTATGAATCAGAGCCTTCTTCATTGACAGATTATGCATTGAATCAAAGATATTGGGCAGTAAAATCAAATCTTCAGTCGGCGGTGTCTGATGTAGATGGCGGAGTGAATGCGGCCTCTATTTCTTATGCTAAAGTTCCAAACCTTCTTCATAAACATTTCTTCTCAGATCAATTGATCCATCCTCAGGGAAAAGAAGTTTTCTTTAAAAGATATTTCCAGAAGGAAGATGTAATCATGAGTATGCGTCCTATAGATCTTGAAAATGACCTTGAAATGCTTCATGAATGGTTTAATCGCGAACATGCCGTAAAAATCTGGCAAATGAACTGGCCTATTGATGAATTGGAAACGTATTACAGACTGATGCTTCCAAGTGATGAAGCCCACAGTTATATCATTGCAGGTAATGATGAGCCTTCCTGTAATATAGAGGTGTATTGGGCTTGCAGAGATATTGTAGGCGATTATTACGAAGTGCTGCCTACAGATTACGGAACGCACCAGTTCATAGCACCTACTGATCCTAAAAAGAAATTTGTATCTCCATCTACACAATCTATGGTTGACTATGTTTTTGCACAGCCGCAGGTAGGTAAAATGGTAGGAGAAGGGTCTGTAGACTCACTTGCTTCTATGATGAACAAAGCCCATGTAGGCTTCAAAGTAGAAAAAGTAATTGAAATGCCTCATAAAAAAGCCAATCTGAACTTCTGTTACAGAGAATGGTACTGGGAAAAATTCCCACAGAATAAAGAGGTAAAAATCACCACAAACATCACAAAAAATGACTAA
- a CDS encoding TauD/TfdA family dioxygenase, protein MNSTEILDKDCSTAVKLLPTVIEVTSQERRMIKDAALHLQKKYETYENRDFIKHVHQLASYFLPERILNLAADFASDFSKKQYGALIFTGLMDIDQENIGSTPSNWQSADYSKFNLYGFACALIHGALPSKPVQYYSQRKGGGLIHAIIPDEKMKETQTGSGSSTDLYVHTEDAFLKHQADYLSFMYVRNEEQVPSTLYSIRSHESIGENYRPLFDRIYKIPKDANLETGNSEEETLDSVLYGNYSLPFMRFDAAEQLFNSSIRQSDEAQSTLHEFWEEARHLIYSGFTPQAGDVILVNNHLCAHGRSAFRAGVRNIDGIEYPCERRIMLRMMSKVSLIDMRAHTLTEDPFFVIEEHLGKNFQQF, encoded by the coding sequence ATGAATTCTACAGAAATTTTAGATAAAGACTGTTCAACAGCGGTAAAACTGCTTCCTACGGTCATAGAGGTCACCTCACAGGAGAGAAGAATGATAAAAGATGCGGCACTCCATCTTCAGAAAAAGTATGAAACATATGAAAACCGTGATTTTATTAAGCATGTACATCAGCTGGCGTCTTATTTTTTACCAGAGAGAATTTTAAATTTAGCGGCTGATTTTGCAAGTGACTTTTCAAAAAAACAATATGGTGCATTGATCTTTACCGGATTAATGGATATAGATCAGGAGAATATAGGTTCTACGCCTTCCAATTGGCAGTCGGCAGATTATTCAAAATTTAATTTATATGGTTTTGCGTGTGCTCTTATTCATGGAGCGCTGCCATCAAAGCCTGTACAATATTATTCACAGCGTAAAGGAGGTGGATTGATCCATGCCATCATTCCTGATGAAAAGATGAAAGAAACACAGACAGGATCGGGATCTTCAACAGATTTGTACGTACATACCGAAGATGCTTTCCTGAAACATCAGGCTGATTATTTAAGCTTTATGTATGTGAGAAATGAAGAACAGGTTCCTTCTACTCTTTACTCAATCCGCTCTCATGAGTCTATCGGTGAAAATTACAGACCTCTTTTTGATCGTATTTATAAAATCCCGAAAGATGCCAACCTGGAAACGGGAAATAGTGAAGAAGAGACATTAGATTCTGTTTTGTATGGAAATTATAGTCTTCCGTTTATGCGATTTGATGCTGCGGAACAGCTTTTCAATTCCAGCATAAGACAATCGGATGAAGCGCAAAGTACACTGCATGAGTTCTGGGAAGAAGCCAGACACTTGATTTATTCGGGATTTACACCTCAGGCAGGTGATGTTATTCTGGTTAATAATCACTTATGTGCTCACGGAAGATCTGCTTTCCGGGCAGGAGTAAGAAATATTGACGGAATAGAATATCCGTGTGAGAGAAGAATTATGCTTCGTATGATGAGTAAAGTGAGCCTTATTGATATGAGAGCTCATACCCTTACGGAAGATCCGTTCTTCGTTATAGAAGAGCATTTGGGTAAAAACTTTCAACAATTTTAA
- a CDS encoding Crp/Fnr family transcriptional regulator yields MNISEFVKHINQYYPLSKETIQDLLDICTEEYYHKNDLLLESGSMARYYYFIKSGLIGYYTVDEQGNNIYKIFFEENSFAASTAAIIKNEPSDFNIIALEDCSVIQYPAKAYRELLEKHHDLALFHMYYLEKNWVVKKEPLEVSLKYETAKKRYLQLFENKSLYNRLKQHHIASYLGITPTQLSRIKKDLN; encoded by the coding sequence ATGAACATTTCAGAATTTGTAAAGCATATCAATCAGTATTATCCTTTATCCAAAGAAACGATTCAGGATTTACTGGATATCTGTACGGAAGAATACTATCACAAAAATGATCTTCTGCTGGAATCCGGTTCTATGGCAAGGTATTATTATTTTATCAAATCAGGATTGATAGGGTATTATACAGTAGATGAACAGGGAAATAATATTTATAAAATTTTCTTTGAAGAAAACAGTTTTGCAGCTTCTACAGCCGCCATTATAAAAAATGAACCGAGCGATTTCAATATTATTGCACTGGAAGACTGTTCAGTGATACAATATCCTGCAAAAGCCTATCGTGAACTACTTGAAAAGCATCATGATCTGGCTCTTTTTCATATGTATTATCTGGAAAAAAACTGGGTAGTGAAAAAAGAACCTTTGGAAGTTTCCCTGAAATACGAAACTGCAAAAAAAAGATATTTACAGTTATTTGAAAATAAATCATTGTATAACAGATTAAAACAGCATCATATTGCTTCTTATCTTGGAATAACGCCTACACAGCTTAGCCGGATCAAGAAGGATTTAAATTAA
- a CDS encoding alpha/beta hydrolase yields MKKLIKIVFVLAAFIPLSAQKIIHQEIFSPKMNKKIKTVIITPNLQPNMKYPSVYILHGFSGNPDRIMKQDIPDLVKKAQELKTIYVLPDGNYSSWYVDSPVVKDSQYQTFIGKELVEFIDKNYPVKAEKKFRGIMGWSMGGYGATNIGVTYNKTFGIVGSSCGALDFNSFGEGYQKYMVNKVLGPLESINPIFLTDSKIKFMAEAGQQYIFDCGTEDTQMINMNRNFHKKLTEMKIQHLYTESLGGHVPEYWSRSLSEQLSLFDRFFKH; encoded by the coding sequence ATGAAGAAGCTCATCAAAATTGTATTTGTGCTGGCTGCATTTATCCCATTATCAGCACAAAAAATTATTCATCAGGAAATTTTCAGTCCGAAAATGAATAAAAAAATCAAAACAGTTATCATTACACCCAATCTTCAGCCTAATATGAAGTATCCGTCTGTCTATATTCTTCATGGTTTCAGCGGTAATCCAGACAGAATTATGAAACAGGATATTCCTGATCTGGTTAAAAAAGCTCAGGAATTGAAAACAATCTATGTACTTCCGGATGGAAATTACAGTTCGTGGTATGTAGACAGCCCGGTTGTTAAGGATTCTCAATATCAGACTTTTATCGGAAAAGAACTGGTAGAATTTATTGACAAAAATTATCCTGTGAAAGCTGAGAAAAAATTCCGTGGGATTATGGGATGGAGTATGGGAGGCTATGGAGCAACCAATATCGGAGTTACCTATAATAAAACATTTGGTATCGTAGGAAGTTCTTGCGGAGCATTGGATTTCAATTCATTCGGAGAAGGATATCAGAAATATATGGTGAATAAAGTTCTGGGACCACTGGAATCGATCAATCCCATTTTTCTTACTGACAGCAAAATAAAATTCATGGCCGAGGCTGGACAGCAATATATTTTCGATTGCGGTACAGAAGACACTCAGATGATCAATATGAACAGAAATTTTCATAAAAAACTGACAGAAATGAAAATCCAGCATCTCTATACCGAATCTTTGGGGGGCCATGTTCCAGAATATTGGAGCAGATCATTGTCTGAGCAATTGTCTTTATTTGATAGATTTTTTAAACATTAG